A DNA window from Limanda limanda chromosome 6, fLimLim1.1, whole genome shotgun sequence contains the following coding sequences:
- the bcl7bb gene encoding B-cell CLL/lymphoma 7 protein family member B-B, whose protein sequence is MNHNSVKMSGRSGRAETRSRAKDDIKKVLAAIEKVRKWEKKWVTVGDTSLRIFKWVPVTETKQIYRSKSTGGEVGRGLKDVVLENTNSLLDFTDENSNQSFLSDVYQPKMDNSSSTSSSQQVSPPHTSSLRAEDSQPPMLGQESVDEPVHPGQESADEPPTLTKEDLLSSGAVRRSNQDTQEERDDSGAPPLKKICTGENTVLR, encoded by the exons ATGAATCATAACAGCGTCAAGATGTCGGGACGATCAGGCCGCGCCGAGACCCGCAGCCGCGCCAAGGACGACATCAAGAAGGTGCTGGCCGCCATCGAGAAAGTGCGCAAATG GGAGAAGAAATGGGTGACGGTGGGAGACACGTCCTTACGCATATTCAAGTGGGTTCCAGTGACGGAAACCAAGCAG ATATACCGCAGCAAATCCACAGGTGGAGAGGTGGGCAGAGGACTGAAAGACGTGGtcctggaaaacacaaactccttACTGGATTTTACCG ATGAAAACAGCAACCAGAGCTTTCTGTCGGACGTCTACCAGCCCAAGAtggacaacagcagcagcacctccaGCTCGCAGCAGGTCAGCCCCCCACATACGTCCAGCCTCCGAGCTGAGGACTCCCAGCCACCGATGCTGGGCCAGGAGAGTGTGGACG AGCCGGTTCACCCAGGACAGGAGTCGGCTGACGAGCCTCCTACTCTCACCAAGGAGGACCTTCTTTCATCGGGGGCTGTCAGACGGAGCAACCAGGACACACAG GAGGAACGGGATGATTCAGGGGCACCTCCTTTAAAGAAGATCTGCACAGGAGAAAACACTGTTCTCAGATAG